The following proteins are co-located in the Enoplosus armatus isolate fEnoArm2 chromosome 10, fEnoArm2.hap1, whole genome shotgun sequence genome:
- the xiap gene encoding E3 ubiquitin-protein ligase XIAP: MCDLRQDSDLETDHSDDFSLMNSRLDSFRGSGLAQQVSAERLARAGFYFTGHADRVRCFSCQKTVENWCRGDTPVERHKEVSPSCRFLSCTHRSSCNTSSDTTLTNGSIYNEEAEDMEYRLRTGEVVDESTYPMAPHMRNEEARLQTFSCWPSTAPVRPQDLAQAGLYYLGKGDRVQCFCCGGVLSGWEAGDTAWGEHGKHFPYCFFILGHDVGNIPFQGHTEEECSSRQHANTRVPIGSFEERLGSFAGVQHPIDHERLARAGFYSTGNGDRVLCFRCGGGLKGWQPEEDPWEEHAKHYPGCSFLLAEKGQEFVSSIQLQDPRGNRATSSHQNGFSGDRNEVLRSAMAQKAIGMGLEPSVVEKTTLEKISRTGSGYSSLEALIEDCLNNTPVTQEPDEDPLEKLRKLQREKQCKICMDRDISIVFIPCGHLATCKECSESLIKCPICCGAITQKIKTYIA, encoded by the exons ATGTGTGACCTCAGACAAGACAGCGATCTGGAGACGGATCACTCGGATGATTTTTCCCTGATGAACAGTCGCCTGGACTCATTCCGTGGCTCCGGCCTGGCCCAGCAGGTGTCGGCAGAAAGATTGGCCCGGGCCGGCTTCTACTTCACAGGCCATGCTGATCGTGTCCGCTGTTTCAGCTGCCAGAAGACTGTGGAGAACTGGTGCAGGGGAGACACACCTGTAGAGAGGCATAAGGAG GTTTCCCCATCATGCAGGTTTCTCAGCTGCACCCACCGCTCCAGTTGTAACACGAGTTCTGATACCACACTAACTAATGGTTCCATCTACAATGAAGAAGCAGAGGACATGGAATATCGTTTGAGAACAGGAGAGGTGGTTGATGAGTCCACCTACCCAATGGCCCCTCACATGAGGAATGAGGAGGCCCGGCTTCAGACCTTCTCGTGCTGGCCCTCCACTGCTCCTGTGAGACCCCAAGATCTGGCCCAAGCCGGCCTCTACTACTTAGGGAAGGGCGACCGGgtgcagtgtttctgctgtggTGGCGTGCTGAGTGGCTGGGAAGCAGGGGACACCGCCTGGGgagaacatggcaaacattttcCCTACTGCTTCTTCATCCTCGGGCACGATGTGGGCAACATCCCATTCCAGGGGCATACAGAGGAggagtgcagcagcagacaacATGCAAACACTCGTGTCCCTATTGGGAGTTTTGAGGAGAGGCTTGGTAGCTTTGCAGGCGTCCAGCACCCTATTGATCACGAGAGGCTTGCCAGAGCTGGCTTCTACAGCACAG GGAACGGAGACCGGGTGTTGTGTTTCCGCTGTGGTGGAGGTTTGAAAGGCTGGCAGCCTGAGGAAGACCCTTGGGAAGAACATGCCAAACACTACCCTGG atGCAGCTTCCTGTTGGCAGAAAAAGGACAAGAATTTGTCAGCAGCATCCAGCTTCAAGACCCACGAGGAAATAGAGCT ACTTCAAGTCACCAGAATGGATTCTCAGGAGACAGGAATG AGGTGCTGCGGTCTGCCATGGCTCAGAAGGCCATAGGCATGGGTCTGGAGCCCAGTGTGGTGGAAAAGACCACGTTGGAGAAAATCAGTAGGACAGGCTCAGGCTACTCCAGCCTGGAAGCACTTATAGAGGATTGTCTTAACAACACACCAGTGACACAGGAGCCAG ATGAGGACCCACTGGAGAAACTACGGAAGctgcagagggagaaacagTGCAAAATATGCATGGACAGAGATATTTCTATTGTCTTCATTCCATGTGGTCACCTGGCCACTTGTAAGGAGTGTTCAGAGTCGCTCATCAAGTGTCCGATCTGCTGTGGAGCCATAACACAGAAGATCAAGACCTATATCGCTTAA